A portion of the Rhinopithecus roxellana isolate Shanxi Qingling chromosome 19, ASM756505v1, whole genome shotgun sequence genome contains these proteins:
- the GPATCH8 gene encoding G patch domain-containing protein 8 isoform X2, giving the protein MGMGRMEMELDYAEDATERRRVLEVEKEDTEELRQKYKDYVDKEKAIAKALEDLRANFYCELCDKQYQKHQEFDNHINSYDHAHKQRLKDLKQREFARNVSSRSRKDEKKQEKALRRLHELAEQRKQAECAPGSGPMFKPTTVAVDEEGGEDDKDESATNSGTSATASCGLGSEFSTDKGGPFTAVQITNTTGLAQAPGLASQGISFGIKNNLGTPLQKLGVSFSFAKKAPVKLESIASVFKDHAEEGTSEDGTKPDEKSSDQGLQKVGDSDGSSNLDGKKEDEDPQDGGSLASTLSKLKRMKREEGAGATEPEYYHYIPPAHCKVKPNFPFLLFMRASEQMEGDNSTHPKNAPESKKGSSPKPRSCIKAAASQGAEKTLSEVSEQPEETSMTEPSEPGSKAEAKKALGGDVSDESLESHSQQVSETQMCESNSSKETSLATPAEKESQEGPKHPTGPFFPVLSKDESTALQWPSELLIFTKAEPSISYSCNPLYFDFKLSRNKDARTKGTEKPKDIGSSSKDHLQGLDPGEPNKNKEVGGEKIVRSSGGRMDAPASGSACSSLNKQEPGGSHGSETEDTGRSLPSKKERSGKSHRHKKKKKHKKSSKHKRKHKGDTEEKSSKAELGEKSKKRKKRKRKKNKSSAPADSERGPKPEPPGSGSPAPPRRRRRAQDDSQRRSLPAEEGSSGKKEEGGGGSSSQDHSGRKHKGELPPSSCQRRAGTKRSSRSSHRSQPSSGDEDSDDASSHRLHQKSPSQYSEEEEEEDSGSEHSRSRSRSGRRHSSHRSSRRSYSSSSDASSDQSCYSRQHSYSDDSYSDYSDRSRRHSKRSHDSDDSDYASSKHRSKRHKYSSSDDDYSLSCSQSRSRSRSHTRERSRSRGRSRSSSCSRSRSKRRSRSTTAHSWQRSRSYSRDRSRSTRSPSQRSGSRKGSWGHESPEERHSGRRDFIRSKIYRSQSPHYFRSGRGEGPGKKDDGRGDDSKATGPLSQNSNIGTGRGSESDCSPEDKNSVTAKLLLEKIQSRKVERKPSVSEEVQATPNKAGPKLKDPPQGYFGPKLPPSLGNKPVLPLIGKLPATRKPNKKCEESGLERGEEQEQSETEEGPSGSSDALFGHQFPSEETTGPLLDPPPEEPKSEEATADHPVAPLGTPAHSDCYPGDPTISHNYLPDPSDGDTLESLDSSSQPGPVESSLLPIAPDLEHFPSYAPPSGDPSIESTDGAEDASLAPLESQPITFTPEEMEKYSKLQQAAQQHIQQQLLAKQVKAFPASAALAPATPALQPIHIQQPATASATSITTVQHAILQHHAAAAAAAIGIHPHPHPQPLAQVHHIPQPHLTPISLSHLTHSIIPGHPATFLASHPIHIIPASAIHPGPFTFHPVPHAALYPTLLAPRPAAAAATALHLHPLLHPIFSGQDLQHPPSHGT; this is encoded by the exons AGATTAAAAGATCTCAAGCAGAGAGAGTTTGCTCGAAATGTCTCTTCAAGATCCCGCAAGGAtgagaaaaaacaggaaaaagcccTTCGGCGTCTCCATGAGTTGGCAGAGCAAAGAAAACAAGCTGAATG TGCACCTGGAAGTGGTCCCATGTTCAAACCAACCACAGTGGCTGTAGATGAAGAAGGTGGAGAAGATGATAAAGATGAATCAGCTACAAATAGTGGCACAAGTGCCACTGCTTCTTGTGGCCTGGGATCTGAATTTTCCACAGATAAAGGAGGCCCTTTCACTGCAGTACAAATCACTAATACCACTGGACTGGCCCAGGCTCCTGGGTTAGCCTCCCAAGGCATCAGCTTTGGCATTAAGAATAATCTGGGGACCCCATTGCAAAAATTGGGAGTGTCATTTTCTTTTGCCAAGAAGGCTCCTGTCAAACTCGAATCAATAGCATCAGTTTTCAAGGACCACGCGGAGGAAGGGACCTCTGAAGATGGAACAAAACCTGATGAGAAGAGTTCTGACCAAGGACTGCAGAAGGTAGGAGACTCTGATGGGAGCAGTAATCTTGATGgtaaaaaagaagatgaagaccCTCAGGATGGAGGGTCCCTTGCCTCAACATTATCCAAATTAAAAAGGATGAAGCGAGAAGAAGGAGCTGGGGCTACAGAGCCGGAATATTACCACTACATCCCCCCAGCACACTGCAAAGTAAAACCTAATTTTCCCTTCCTACTTTTTATGAGAGCCAGTGAACAAATGGAAGGTGATAATAGTACACACCCAAAGAATGCCCCAGAGAGTAAAAAAGGCAGTTCTCCCAAGCCTAGAAGCTGCATCAAGGCGGCAGCAAGCCAAGGAGCAGAAAAGACACTTAGTGAAGTCTCTGAGCAGCCCGAGGAAACCAGCATGACCGAGCCCTCAGAACCAGGAAGCAAAGCTGAGGCAAAGAAGGCCTTAGGAGGGGATGTAAGTGATGAGAGTTTAGAGAGTCATAGTCAGCAGGTTTCAGAGACCCAAATGTGTGAGTCCAACTCTTCTAAAGAAACTTCTCTGGCCACCCCAGCAGAGAAAGAAAGCCAAGAAGGACCCAAACATCCTACTGGtcccttcttcccagttttgagcAAAGATGAAAGCACTGCCCTCCAGTGGCCATCAGAACTATTAATTTTCACCAAGGCAGAACCCTCCATTTCATACAGTTGTAACCCTTTATATTTTGACTTTAAACTTTCAAGGAACAAAGATGCCAGAACTAAAGGGACAGAAAAACCAAAGGATATAGGAAGCTCCTCAAAGGACCATCTCCAAGGCCTAGATCCTGGTGAGCCAAATAAAAACAAGGAAGTGGGCGGAGAGAAAATAGTACGTTCCTCAGGAGGCAGAATGGACGCACCTGCTTCAGGGTCTGCCTGTAGTAGCCTGAACAAGCAGGAGCCTGGGGGTAGCCATGGGTCTGAGAcggaagacacagggagaagccTTCCCAGCAAGAAAGAACGATCTGGGAAGTCCCACcggcacaaaaagaaaaagaagcacaaAAAATCCAGCAAACACAAACGTAAACACAAGGGTGACACAGAAGAGAAAAGCTCTAAGGCAGAGTTGGGGGAGAAGTCTAAGAAGCGCAAGAAACGAAAACGAAAGAAGAATAAGTCATCAGCCCCAGCAGATTCTGAACGAGGACCCAAACCAGAACCCCCTGGGAGTGGCAGTCCTGCACCTCCAAGAAGGCGGCGGCGAGCTCAAGATGATTCCCAGCGGAGATCCCTCCCAGCTGAAGAGGGGAGCAGTGGCAAAAAGGAGGAAGGTGGGGGTGGTAGCAGCTCCCAAGACCATAGTGGGAGGAAACACAAAGGTGAACTTCCACCTTCATCCTGCCAGCGAAGAGCAGGCACCAAACGGAGCAGCCGGTCTAGCCATCGGAGCCAACCCAGTAGTGGAGATGAGGATAGTGATGATGCTTCCTCACACCGACTGCACCAGAAGTCTCCATCCCAGTAcagtgaggaagaagaagaggaagattcAGGCAGTGAGCATTCCCGCAGCCGCTCAAGGTCTGGCCGGCGCCATTCCTCACATCGTTCTTCCCGGCGTTCTTACTCAAGTAGCTCAGATGCCTCTTCAGACCAGAGCTGCTATAGTAGACAGCACAGTTACTCTGATGACAGCTACAGTGACTACAGCGACAGATCACGAAGGCACTCCAAGCGCTCCCACGACTCGGATGACTCAGACTATGCCAGCTCCAAACACCGATCAAAACGGCACAAATACTCATCTTCTGATGATGACTATAGCCTCAGTTGCAGCCAGTCCCGAAGCCGATCTCGGAGTCATACCAGAGAGCGCTCAAGATCCCGGGGCCGCAGCCGAAGCAGCAGTTGTAGTCGTAGTCGGAGCAAGCGGAGAAGCCGTAGCACCACAGCCCACAGCTGGCAACGGAGCCGGAGCTATAGCCGGGACCGCAGTCGCAGCACCAGGAGCCCTTCCCAGAGATCAGGCTCCAGGAAGGGATCATGGGGTCATGAGAGCCCTGAGGAGAGGCATTCTGGGCGTCGGGACTTCATTCGTTCTAAGATCTACCGCTCCCAGTCCCCCCACTATTTCCGATCAGGCCGGGGAGAAGGTCCTGGGAAGAAAGATGATGGCAGAGGAGATGACAGTAAAGCAACAGGTCCACTTTCCCAGAACAGCAACATTGGCACAGGAAGAGGGTCAGAAAGTGACTGCAGTCCTGAAGACAAGAACTCTGTTACTGCTAAACTGCTACTGGAGAAGATCCAGTCAAGGAAAGTGGAGAGGAAACCTAGTGTGAGTGAGGAGGTGCAGGCCACCCCTAATAAAGCTGGGCCCAAGCTCAAGGACCCCCCACAAGGTTACTTTGGGCCCAAGCTCCCCCCATCTCTTGGCAATAAGCCTGTCCTTCCACTGATAGGGAAGCTCCCAGCTACCCGAAAGCCCAATAAGAAATGTGAAGAGTCTGGCTTGGAAAGGGGGGAAGAGCAAGAACAGTCAGAGACAGAAGAGGGGCCCTCAGGGAGTAGTGATGCCCTATTTGGGCATCAGTTCCCTTCAGAGGAAACAACTGGCCCCTTATTAGACCCACCCCCAGAAGAGCCAAAGTCTGAAGAAGCTACTGCTGATCACCCTGTGGCTCCACTAGGCACCCCAGCACACTCTGACTGCTACCCTGGGGACCCAACCATCTCCCATAACTACCTCCCCGACCCCAGTGATGGGGACACCCTGGAGTCCCTGGATAGCAGCAGTCAACCAGGCCCTGTGGAATCCAGCTTGCTGCCTATAGCACCAGACCTTGAGCATTTCCCCAGTTATGCGCCTCCCAGTGGGGATCCTAGTATTGAGTCAACAGATGGGGCTGAGGATGCTTCATTGGCCCCCCTAGAGAGCCAGCCCATCACCTTCACCCCTGAGGAGATGGAGAAGTACAGCAAGCTCCAACAGGCTGCTCAGCAACACATCCAGCAGCAGCTTCTGGCCAAGCAAGTAAAGGCCTTTCCAGCCTCAGCTGCCCTGGCCCCAGCTACACCAGCCCTGCAACCCATCCACATTCAGCAGCCAGCTACAGCCTCTGCCACCTCCATCACAACTGTTCAGCATGCCATCCTACAACATCATGCTGCCGCAGCTGCCGCCGCCATTGGcattcacccccacccccatccccaaccaCTTGCCCAAGTGCATCATATTCCCCAGCCCCATCTGACCCCCATTTCCTTGTCCCACCTCACTCACTCAATCATCCCTGGCCACCCTGCCACCTTTCTTGCTAGCCATCCCATCCACATCATTCCCGCCTCAGCCATCCATCCTGGGCCTTTCACCTTTCATCCTGTCCCACATGCTGCCCTCTACCCCACCCTGCTTGCCCCACGGCCTGCTGCAGCAgctgccactgccctccacctTCACCCACTACTTCACCCCATCTTCTCAGGTCAGGACCTGCAACATCCTCCCAGCCATGGCACATGA